DNA sequence from the Calidithermus timidus DSM 17022 genome:
CGCTCGCCGCAAAGGTCCCGCTCCCAGGGTCGGTCCGGTGGTGCTGGACCAGGCCTTTGAGGTACGCAAGATCAGCCTGGTGCGATCCGAACTCTCTCCAAGGGGCTCGCTCTACCACGTGCTGCGTGAGTTTGAACTGAAAGGACGTGAGGCATGACCATGGACAAGGAGAAACAAAAAGCGCTGGACAACGCGCTCAAGGCCATCGAGAAGCATTTTGGCAAGGGCGCGGTGATGCGTCTGGGCGCGGCCAGCCGCCAGCACATCGACGTGATCTCCACCGGCAGCTTGGCCCTGGACCTGGCGCTGGGGGTGGGGGGCATTCCCCGTGGGCGCATCATCGAGATCTACGGTCCCGAGTCGGGCGGTAAGACCACGCTCTCGCTTTCCATCGTGGCCCAGGCCCAGCGGGCCGGTGGGGTAGCCGCCTTCGTAGACGCCGAGCACGCCCTCGATCCGAACTACGCCCGCAGCCTGGGGGTGGACGTGGAAAACCTGCTGGTGTCTCAGCCCGACACCGGAGAGCAGGCTCTCGAGATCGTCGAACTCCTCACCCGCTCGGGGGCTGTGGACGTGATCGTGGTCGACTCGGTGGCGGCCCTCACCCCCCAGGCCGAGATCGAAGGCCAGATGGGCGACGCTTTCGTGGGCCTGCAGGCGCGCATGATGAGCCAGGCCATGCGCAAGCTCACCGCCGCCCTCTCCAAGAGCAACACCGCCGCCATCTTCATCAACCAGATCCGCGAGAAGGTGGGGGTGATGTACGGCAACCCCGAGACTACGCCGGGGGGACGGGCCCTGAAGTTCTACGCCTCGGTACGCTTGGACGTGCGCCGCCAGGGCCAGCCCATCAAGGTCGGTAACGACGCGGTAGGCAACCGGGTGCGGGTTAAGGTAACCAAGAACAAAGTAGCCCCACCCTTCCGTGAAGCCGAGATTGAGCTTTACTATGGTAAGGGGATTGACCCCCTGGCCGATCTGGTCACGGTGGCGGTGGCTGCCGAGGTGATTCAGAAGTCGGGTTCCTGGTTGTCCTATGGCGAAGTTCGTCTGGGGCAGGGCAAAGAAAAGGCCGCCGAGTACCTCAAAGGCGACCCCAAGATGGCTCAGGAAATCCGCGAGAAGGTGCTCGCCCAGTCTGGCAACCTCCCGCTCAACCTGGTAGCGGGTGAAGACGAAGAGACCCCCTCCACCCCAGCCCCCGCCGAAGCCGAAGCCTAGTAGCCGGGTAGCCCTACCTGAGAACGCTGAGGTTTGGATTGAAGCATTTGGCAAGCCTGGATTGAATCAATCTGATCCTATCGTGCCGCTCAGGTCGGGGCGAGGGTTCCCCAACCTGACGCCATGACTGCCCGCTACTCACCCTTTACTCCCCCCAACCCCCTCGATGCGCTGCGGCGCACCTGGGGGATTTTTCGTGGTTGGCCGGGCTTGAACCTGGTTCTCAGGTGGACGATCCCCTGTTGGGACGGGCAGGGCCCGTGCACCGGGCGGACGATCCCCTGTTGGGACAATGCCGCTCGGACGCTTTTGGGTGGAGGTAGTTCTCGGCTGTACGTCGGTTGGTGCTTCCTCGAGGAGGTTGTTAATGACCCCATTGGACATTGCGTTGATGTTGATCGTGGTGGTGCTGCTGGTAGCGGTGGTGATGCTCTGGCAGCGTGCGAATCGGATTGCCGAACTGGACAAGAGCGCGCTCGAGGCCGCCCGTCAGGAGGCCCAGGCCATGCTGGACGCGGCCCGCAAGGACGCCCAGACCACCCTGGAGACCGCGCGTTCGCAAGCTCAGACCTTGCTGGAAAACGCCCGCGCCCAGGCCCGCGAGCTCACCGCCACCGCCCAGAACGAAGCCCGCTCCACCCGTGAGGCGGCTCAGGCCGAGGCCGAGCGCATCCGCGCCGACGCCGAAAACCGGGTGCGTGCCCGTATCGCCGAAGAGCGCGAGCGCCTGCAAACGGCGCTGGCCGCCGAGCGCGAGTCGCTGAAGCTCGAGCGCGAGCGCCTGCAGTCCGACCTCACGGCGGTGCGGGCCGAGCGCGAGGAGCTCAAACGCGAGGGTGAGCGGCTGGCCCGCCGCGGCGAGCAGCTCGACGCCCGCGCCGCCCGTCTCGACGAGCAGGAGGAAAAGCTCGACCTTCAGGAAAAGGCGCTCTATGCACGGGAAGCCGAACTGTCTGCCCGTGAGCGCCAGATCGACCTCAAGCTGCAGGAGGTTGCGGGCATGAGCCAAGAGGAAGCCCGTAACCTGCTGCTCACCCGCCTGGAAGCCGAACTCGAGGAAGAACGCGCCCAGCGGGTGCGGGCCAGCCTGGAGAAGGCCCGCTTCGAGGTCAAGCGCGAGGCCCAGAAACTGCTGGCCCAGGCCATGCAGCGCCAGGCCTCCGAGACGGCGGCGGCGCTGGCGGTGTCGGTGGTGCCCATCCCCTCCGACGCCATGAAGGGCCGCATCATCGGGCGCGAGGGCCGCAACATCCGCACCTTTGAGGCCCTCACCGGCGTAGACCTCATCATCGACGACACCCCCGAAGCTGTGCTGCTCTCCAGCTTCAACCCGGTGCGCCGCGAGATCGCCAAGATGGCCCTCGAGCAGCTCGTGGCCGACGGGCGCATCCACCCCAGCCGCATCGAGGAGGTAGTGGAGAAGGCTAAGAACGAGATGAAGACCTACATCTACGAGCGCGGGGAAGAAGCCGCGCTCGAGGCGGGCGTGGTCGGCCTCAAGCCGGGGTTGGTGCAGTTGCTCGGTCGCCTGCACTTCCGCAGCTCCTATGGCCAGAACGTGCTCAAGCACTCCGTGCAGGTCGCCCACCTCACCGGCATCATGGCCAGCGAGCTTGGCCTTGACGCGGCGCTGGCGAGGCGGGCGGGTCTGATGCACGACATCGGCAAGTCCGTAGACCGCGAGATCGAGGGCACCCACGTCGAGATCGGCATCACCCTGGCCTCCCGCTTCGGCGAGCCCAAAGAGGTCATCGACGCCATCGCTCACCACCACGACCCCGAAAACGGCGAGACCCTCTACTCGGTGCTGGCTGCTGCCGCCGATGCCATCAGTGCCGCCCGTCCTGGAGCTCGGCGCGAGAGCCTCGAGGAGTACATCCAGCGCCTGGAGCAGCTCGAGCGCATCGCCATGAGCTTCCCCGGCGTGGACCAGGCTTTCGCTGTGCAGGCCGGGCGCGAGGTGCGCGTCATCGTCAAGCCCGACAAGATCACCGACGCCAAGGCCACCCTGCTGGCGCGGGAGATCGCCGGGCGCATTGAGCGCGACATGAACTACCCCGGTCAGGTGCAGGTGACGGTGGTACGCGAGAGCCGGGCGGTGGAGTTCGCGAAGTAGGCATACGCCGAATGCAGCCGCCATACGCAAAACGGGGGGTCTTGCGCCTTGCCTAAAGCGCTTATCGACCAGCCCTTGAAGATGTACGGTGTCCTCTGAATCCCTATAGAATGGGGCGATATGGCTGGACTCTTCTCCTTGGGCGGACAGGACATTGGCATTGACCTCGGCACCGCGTCGGTGCTGATTTATGTGCGGGGCAAGGGTATTGTGCTGCGGGAACCCTCGGTTATCGCAGTGGTGCAGGGCAGTAAGGAAGTCAAGGCGGTGGGGGCTGAAGCCTACCGCATGTTGGGTCGCACGCCGGGTAACATCGTCGCGGCGCGCCCCCTCAAGGATGGGGTGATCGCCGACTACACCCTGACCGAGAAGATGCTCAAGCTCTTCCTGGCCAAGGTGCTCACCGGGCCGCGCTTCTCCCGGCCCCAGGTGATGGTAGGGGTGCCCTCTGGTGTCACCGAGGTCGAACGCCGCGCGGTGGTGCAGGCCATCGTGGAAGCCGGGGCCAAGCGGGCTTTCCTCATCGATGAACCGTTGGCGGCGGCGATTGGCGCGGGGATCAAGATTGCCGAACCCACCGGGAGCATGGTCGTCGACATCGGTGGTGGCTCCTCCGACATTGCCGTCATCAGCCTGGGGGGCATCGTGCACTCGACGAGCCTGCGGGTCGCGGGCAACGAGTTCGATGAGGCGATCATCCGCCACATCCGCAACAAGTACAACCTGCTCATCGGCGAGCGCACCGCCGAGGACCTCAAGATCAAGATCGGGGCGGCCAAGCTCATGCCCGAGGATGAGCGCTTGGTGGCCGAGGTACGCGGGCGCGACCTGATCACGGGGCTACCCAAGACCATCGAGGTCGCCGATCAGGACATCGTCGATGCGCTGCAAGAGCCCTTGGAAAAGATCGTGCAGGGCGTGAAGGGTATCCTCGAGACCACTCCCCCCGAACTCATCTCCGACATCATCGACCGGGGCATCCTGCTCTCGGGGGGCGGTTCACTGCTCAAAAACTTCGACCTGCTGCTGCAAGACGCCACGGGTGTGCCCGTGGTGGTGGCCGAGAACGCGGTGGAGGCGGTGGCGGTGGGCACGGGTAAGGCGCTGGACATGCTGCACGTGCTCAAGGATGCGCTGGTTTCCTCCGACAACGTGCTCCGGCGCTGAGCTGATCCCGCGAGACGATGCGCCTGTCGGAAGTTGCACGCGCGCTCGAGGGGCGGCTCGAGGGGCCCGACCTCGAGGTCTCGCACCTCGCGCCCCCCGAGATGGCCCGGCCTGGCGAGCTCGTCGCCGTGCGGGAGCCCCAATTCCTGCCCCAGGCCCTTCAGAGCGGGGCCGCGCTGGTCCTGTCCGAGGAGCTGCCGCCGCTCGAGGGCCGCAGTGTGGTGCGGGTGGCTTCGCTAGGGGCGGTCTGGCCTAAACTGCTGGCCTTGTTTGAGCCGCCCGAGCTCTGGGCTGCGCCTGGCATTCACCCGAGCGCCCTCGTCGAAGCGGGGGCCCGGGTGGACCCTACCGCGCGGGTGGGGGCCTTCGCCACCATCTGCGCCGGGGCCGAGGTGGCGGCGGGGGCGGTGGTCGGGCCGTACAGCTATGTCGGGCCCGGCTGTCGGGTGGGAGAGGGGGCGCTGCTCGAGGCCCACGTCACCCTGCACCGCAACACCCGCTTGGGTCCCAAGAGCCGCATCCTCTCCGGCGCGGTGTTGGGCGCGGTGGGCTTTGGCTTCCAGGACGGCCAGCGCCTGCCCCACACCGGGGGTGTGGTCATCGAGGAAGGGGCCGAGATCGGGGCGGGGACCATCCTCGAGCGCAGCCTGGTGGGCGACACCGTGGTAGGGGCTTACAGCAAGATCGGTGGGCGCTGCTACATCGCCCACAACGTCCGCATCGGGCGGGGTGTGGTGATGGTGGGTTTCAGCGGCATCGCCGGTAGCGTGGTGATCGAGGATGGGGTGGTGATGGGCGGGCAGGTGGTGGTCTCCGATCACGTCCGCATCGGGCGTGGGGCTCGCATTGCGGGCGGGAGCGGCATCAGCAAGGATGTTCCGGCGGGGGAGACCTGGGCCGGGGGTATTCCTTCTAAGCCCCTACGCGAGCACTGGCGCAGGCTGGCCCTGCTGGACTGGCTGGCAACGGTGGAGCGACGTTTGAGAGCGCTTTTGAGGGTACGGGATGATTGAGCTTTCGGGGGTTGGCCTGCATAGCGGTCAAAGAGCCACGGTGCGCTTTCACCAGGCCGAGGGGCCGGTGCGCTTTTGGGTCAACGGGCTGGAAATCCCGGCCAGGGCGAGCGCGGTGGTGGATACCCTGCGCTGCACGGCGCTGGGGGTGGGAACTGCTCGAGTGGCCACCGTCGAGCACCTGCTGGGGGCCTTGTGGCTCAAGGAGCTTTGGCGGGGCCTGCTGATCGAGGTCGAGGGGCCGGAGATTCCCATCCTCGACGGCAGCGCCCGGGAATGGCTGAAGGCGCTCGAGCCCCTTCCCGCCACCCCCCTCCCGCCGCGCCCTCTGCCGCGTCCCGTGCGGCTGCAGGAGCAGCAGGGGCAGTTGGTGGCCGAGCCCGCCCTCGAGTTCCGCCTGAGTGTGACCATCACCTTCAAGCACCCCCTCATCGGCTACCGCCGCTTCGAGAGCCCGCCCAGCCGTTTGATGGAGGTGGCCGAGGCCCGCACCTTCGGCTTCATACAGGACCTCGAGGCCCTGCGGGCCCAGGGATTGGCCCACGGAGCGAGCCTGGAAAACACCTTGGTCTACAGCCAGACCTCTAGCCTCAACACTCCCCGCCTCCCCGACGAGCCGGTGCGCCACAAGGCCCTGGATTTCCTGGGCGATCTCTACCTGGCCGGAGCGCCCTTTCTGGGCCACTTTAGCGTGCACCGCGGATCACACCGTCTGCACATCGAACTCGCGCGGGTGCTCGAGGGCCTCCTCTGACGGCGCGGGCGCTCGAGCCGTCGCAGCGGCCGCGCCGATCGCTTAGACTTACACGGG
Encoded proteins:
- the recA gene encoding recombinase RecA; the encoded protein is MDKEKQKALDNALKAIEKHFGKGAVMRLGAASRQHIDVISTGSLALDLALGVGGIPRGRIIEIYGPESGGKTTLSLSIVAQAQRAGGVAAFVDAEHALDPNYARSLGVDVENLLVSQPDTGEQALEIVELLTRSGAVDVIVVDSVAALTPQAEIEGQMGDAFVGLQARMMSQAMRKLTAALSKSNTAAIFINQIREKVGVMYGNPETTPGGRALKFYASVRLDVRRQGQPIKVGNDAVGNRVRVKVTKNKVAPPFREAEIELYYGKGIDPLADLVTVAVAAEVIQKSGSWLSYGEVRLGQGKEKAAEYLKGDPKMAQEIREKVLAQSGNLPLNLVAGEDEETPSTPAPAEAEA
- the rny gene encoding ribonuclease Y; the encoded protein is MTPLDIALMLIVVVLLVAVVMLWQRANRIAELDKSALEAARQEAQAMLDAARKDAQTTLETARSQAQTLLENARAQARELTATAQNEARSTREAAQAEAERIRADAENRVRARIAEERERLQTALAAERESLKLERERLQSDLTAVRAEREELKREGERLARRGEQLDARAARLDEQEEKLDLQEKALYAREAELSARERQIDLKLQEVAGMSQEEARNLLLTRLEAELEEERAQRVRASLEKARFEVKREAQKLLAQAMQRQASETAAALAVSVVPIPSDAMKGRIIGREGRNIRTFEALTGVDLIIDDTPEAVLLSSFNPVRREIAKMALEQLVADGRIHPSRIEEVVEKAKNEMKTYIYERGEEAALEAGVVGLKPGLVQLLGRLHFRSSYGQNVLKHSVQVAHLTGIMASELGLDAALARRAGLMHDIGKSVDREIEGTHVEIGITLASRFGEPKEVIDAIAHHHDPENGETLYSVLAAAADAISAARPGARRESLEEYIQRLEQLERIAMSFPGVDQAFAVQAGREVRVIVKPDKITDAKATLLAREIAGRIERDMNYPGQVQVTVVRESRAVEFAK
- a CDS encoding rod shape-determining protein, whose product is MAGLFSLGGQDIGIDLGTASVLIYVRGKGIVLREPSVIAVVQGSKEVKAVGAEAYRMLGRTPGNIVAARPLKDGVIADYTLTEKMLKLFLAKVLTGPRFSRPQVMVGVPSGVTEVERRAVVQAIVEAGAKRAFLIDEPLAAAIGAGIKIAEPTGSMVVDIGGGSSDIAVISLGGIVHSTSLRVAGNEFDEAIIRHIRNKYNLLIGERTAEDLKIKIGAAKLMPEDERLVAEVRGRDLITGLPKTIEVADQDIVDALQEPLEKIVQGVKGILETTPPELISDIIDRGILLSGGGSLLKNFDLLLQDATGVPVVVAENAVEAVAVGTGKALDMLHVLKDALVSSDNVLRR
- a CDS encoding UDP-3-O-(3-hydroxymyristoyl)glucosamine N-acyltransferase → MRLSEVARALEGRLEGPDLEVSHLAPPEMARPGELVAVREPQFLPQALQSGAALVLSEELPPLEGRSVVRVASLGAVWPKLLALFEPPELWAAPGIHPSALVEAGARVDPTARVGAFATICAGAEVAAGAVVGPYSYVGPGCRVGEGALLEAHVTLHRNTRLGPKSRILSGAVLGAVGFGFQDGQRLPHTGGVVIEEGAEIGAGTILERSLVGDTVVGAYSKIGGRCYIAHNVRIGRGVVMVGFSGIAGSVVIEDGVVMGGQVVVSDHVRIGRGARIAGGSGISKDVPAGETWAGGIPSKPLREHWRRLALLDWLATVERRLRALLRVRDD
- the lpxC gene encoding UDP-3-O-acyl-N-acetylglucosamine deacetylase, yielding MIELSGVGLHSGQRATVRFHQAEGPVRFWVNGLEIPARASAVVDTLRCTALGVGTARVATVEHLLGALWLKELWRGLLIEVEGPEIPILDGSAREWLKALEPLPATPLPPRPLPRPVRLQEQQGQLVAEPALEFRLSVTITFKHPLIGYRRFESPPSRLMEVAEARTFGFIQDLEALRAQGLAHGASLENTLVYSQTSSLNTPRLPDEPVRHKALDFLGDLYLAGAPFLGHFSVHRGSHRLHIELARVLEGLL